In one window of Crocosphaera subtropica ATCC 51142 DNA:
- a CDS encoding crossover junction endodeoxyribonuclease RuvC → MAIQNARYKNLIRQKPNWNHLPTKPIRVPECFIEEITTYARSLDYNPNHNTQIPRWLGIKPSISNLGWAVIEGEPTEEPNMVDFGLIETDSHDPLPYRLGEIETDLREILVEYQPNHIAIEQPFIKAEYPSTTKLLQVLGVVNLVAYRHGCLPTMIYPATWKSNLDHPKAEREDLSAIVEELFDLQSILLNQEVDAIAVAYTAWCGLGIQP, encoded by the coding sequence ATGGCTATCCAGAACGCCCGATATAAAAACCTGATTCGACAAAAACCGAATTGGAATCATTTACCGACTAAACCCATTCGAGTTCCTGAATGTTTTATCGAAGAAATAACCACCTATGCTCGTAGTTTAGACTATAATCCTAACCATAACACCCAGATTCCTCGATGGCTTGGGATCAAACCTAGCATCTCTAATTTAGGATGGGCTGTCATTGAAGGAGAACCTACAGAAGAACCCAACATGGTTGATTTTGGTTTGATTGAAACTGATTCCCATGATCCTCTACCCTACCGACTAGGGGAAATCGAGACGGATTTACGGGAAATCCTAGTTGAATATCAACCTAACCATATTGCCATCGAACAGCCCTTTATCAAGGCTGAATACCCCTCAACAACTAAGTTACTGCAAGTGTTAGGTGTGGTTAATTTAGTGGCTTATCGTCATGGTTGCTTACCTACAATGATTTATCCTGCAACCTGGAAAAGTAATCTTGATCATCCCAAAGCCGAACGAGAAGACTTGAGTGCTATTGTTGAGGAGTTGTTTGATTTGCAGAGTATCCTTTTGAATCAGGAGGTTGATGCCATTGCTGTTGCTTATACTGCTTGGTGTGGACTGGGAATACAACCTTGA
- a CDS encoding DNA primase family protein codes for MQITENHRDRLIYCDELSSWLAYEIDGETGIWEMISKDIMLSIIDRIVESQGIRGYGSSSYIENIEKKMRRLLVCKHWEEKNEKHLPFENGVLDLETSKFHQHAPGFRLTSKLPRQYNPLATSWSKTDQWLTEVVKGDEKAKELLLCYMAAVLRGRYDLQVFCYLIGSGGAGKSTFTNLLTQLVGEQNTVELDFDELDDKHEVIRLFGKRLLILADQDRVGRKIANFKKLTGGDRLSGRYLFKNSMSFQFKGLACVTSNPPNVFPASTAKWLLRRMRLVEFNGRFQPNYHLMDELEPELPGLTNYLLNLPEHHIENILKGRAKELTATTWEHQCRSDGLASWINDWLIQDENAFSIIGSNGKEWNDSEYNAYSSTLYGSYVLYCKQTGRTPKTTQNFSADLIEVTERILGWPVKKRRKRIAGKIVRGIEGIRLRTNDDDEQLLVEDTLYSCDNGDNQKENVTTERDRLEFPIDLGCDNFDHLITNEQQNELEKSLVALSVAPQNNIESNGQKVVTETVSSTTQAEKGLAENQPVVTAKNGSEVLSQVDYSTFPHLTSNDLRAKEKRAISIKKRMLACSHRNHLVQLRENAGYSPNEIQWVWKHSLTSSQKKQIDQAANLTQKDIFESLDERSEYDWHEIIQGIDLELVRLGWTIEQAQQYMKEKYGKHSRQLLEDHQLLSFWQDLQRMSVEVKE; via the coding sequence ATGCAAATCACAGAGAACCACAGAGATCGATTAATCTACTGCGATGAACTATCATCCTGGTTAGCCTACGAAATCGATGGGGAAACAGGGATTTGGGAGATGATCTCCAAAGATATCATGCTCTCAATCATAGATAGGATAGTAGAATCCCAAGGGATAAGAGGTTACGGTTCCTCATCTTACATTGAGAACATAGAGAAAAAGATGAGACGGCTGTTAGTGTGCAAACATTGGGAAGAGAAAAACGAGAAACATTTACCCTTTGAAAATGGGGTATTAGACCTAGAAACCTCAAAATTCCATCAACACGCCCCAGGATTTAGGTTAACCTCAAAATTACCTCGACAATATAATCCTCTCGCCACCTCTTGGTCAAAGACAGACCAATGGCTTACCGAAGTGGTCAAGGGGGATGAGAAAGCCAAAGAACTTTTACTGTGTTACATGGCCGCCGTACTCAGAGGAAGATATGACCTGCAAGTGTTTTGTTACCTCATTGGGAGTGGGGGTGCCGGAAAATCTACCTTTACAAACCTTCTAACCCAACTGGTAGGAGAACAAAATACTGTCGAACTAGATTTTGACGAATTAGATGATAAACACGAAGTCATTCGATTATTCGGGAAAAGATTACTGATTTTAGCTGATCAAGACAGAGTAGGACGGAAAATAGCCAACTTCAAGAAATTAACAGGAGGCGATCGCTTATCGGGTCGTTACTTATTCAAAAACTCCATGTCATTCCAATTCAAGGGACTGGCCTGTGTCACAAGCAATCCCCCCAATGTCTTTCCAGCTAGTACCGCTAAATGGTTATTAAGGCGTATGAGGTTAGTAGAATTTAACGGACGGTTCCAACCCAATTATCACCTGATGGACGAATTAGAACCGGAACTACCCGGATTAACCAATTATCTTCTCAACCTACCGGAACATCATATAGAAAATATCCTCAAAGGACGTGCCAAAGAACTGACAGCCACGACATGGGAACATCAATGTCGCAGCGATGGGTTAGCATCGTGGATTAATGATTGGTTAATTCAAGATGAGAACGCTTTTTCAATCATTGGTTCCAATGGGAAAGAATGGAACGACTCGGAATATAATGCCTATTCATCCACATTATATGGTTCCTATGTGCTGTACTGTAAGCAAACCGGAAGAACCCCGAAAACCACCCAAAACTTTTCGGCTGACCTCATCGAAGTGACAGAGAGGATATTAGGGTGGCCAGTGAAAAAAAGACGCAAACGGATCGCAGGAAAAATAGTCAGGGGAATAGAAGGAATCAGACTGAGAACCAATGATGACGATGAGCAGTTGCTCGTAGAAGATACTTTGTATAGCTGTGACAATGGTGACAACCAAAAAGAGAATGTGACAACAGAGCGAGACAGGCTAGAATTCCCCATTGACCTAGGTTGTGACAACTTTGACCACTTAATTACTAATGAGCAACAAAATGAATTAGAAAAAAGTTTAGTGGCCTTAAGTGTTGCCCCTCAAAATAACATTGAGAGTAATGGGCAAAAGGTTGTCACAGAAACCGTATCTTCTACAACGCAGGCAGAGAAAGGGTTAGCAGAAAATCAACCAGTTGTCACAGCTAAAAATGGATCAGAGGTGTTGTCACAAGTTGATTATTCAACCTTTCCTCATCTGACCAGTAATGACCTCAGAGCTAAGGAGAAAAGAGCCATATCGATTAAGAAGAGGATGTTAGCTTGTTCTCATCGAAACCATTTAGTTCAATTGAGGGAAAATGCAGGATATTCCCCGAATGAAATTCAATGGGTTTGGAAGCATAGTTTAACTTCATCACAAAAAAAACAGATAGATCAAGCAGCCAATCTGACGCAAAAAGACATCTTTGAATCATTAGATGAGCGATCTGAGTATGATTGGCACGAAATTATCCAAGGGATTGACCTTGAATTAGTGCGACTGGGTTGGACTATTGAACAAGCTCAACAGTACATGAAAGAAAAATATGGTAAACACTCAAGGCAACTCTTAGAAGATCATCAATTACTTAGCTTTTGGCAAGATTTACAACGGATGTCTGTTGAAGTTAAAGAGTAA
- a CDS encoding cold-shock protein translates to MAQGQVKWFDTQKGYGFIAQQDGGEDLFVHYSEVQSQSLEEGQTVEYEVGQGRKGPCAVNVRTI, encoded by the coding sequence ATGGCACAAGGTCAAGTTAAGTGGTTCGATACCCAAAAAGGCTATGGGTTTATCGCACAACAGGATGGAGGAGAGGATCTCTTTGTCCATTATTCAGAAGTCCAAAGCCAATCCCTAGAAGAAGGGCAAACAGTCGAGTATGAAGTTGGGCAAGGAAGGAAAGGCCCTTGCGCTGTCAATGTCCGAACCATCTAA